tttaaaacaagcaaaGCAAATATCAcaaacaggtttaaaaaaaaaaaaacaaaacgagtGGAGAAAATCCTCATTGCTTGCTGCGACTTTTCCTGGACAGATATTCCATCAGCCTCTGAAAGTCCAACgaccaaaaacacatttaagctCTTTCCCGGTCAAGAAgcaactgaaacaaacaaacgaGCACCGATTACCGTGAGCTTCTGAATCTGACACCATGCCACATCATCCAGCAGGTCCAGGTTAATGTCGTGCTTCGTCTCATCAGAGAAACTGACTGTCTGTaaggaagaaacacaaacacacactcaggatATCAGCAGTAAATAGAGACAGGTGTGTATTGTGGGGGAACTGTGGAAACACAGGAAGCGTACCTGTCCCTGTGCTGTGGTCACAGTGATGTGTGCAGCAGAGCCCACCATCGAACAGTTCAGGTCACCAGTTGAGACCACAGACCTGGAAATGTAGAAATATCACACGTAGAGATGAAAACCCCTTTCTATGCTCTGTGTGAGGTCTATGTTCCAGCCCCCCGACAGACCTGAGTTTAGGTTTGGGCGTCCGCGTCTGGTCGCTGGTCTTGTTCACTCGGCTTTGTGTTCTTTTGACAATGACCGAGGTGCCCCTGTGGAAACCAACAGCCTGCGTCAACCTTCGCCAGCTAAAGGCACCAAACACTGCTCAACTTCACGCTGCGTCTCCTCTTACCCCAGGTCTCCAGCGCTGTTACTGCCAGCTAGTGTTCTGGTCTTTTTTGTCCCGTTTCCCCCCttgcaacaaagaaaacaagttaACGGTGATGCAGCAACCACACGGCACCTTCAAAACCAGGTCTGGACAGAATGGTAGAAGCAACACTGGCTTTGATTTCTGcatctttttaaataatgagCTTTAAAATCCAGGGTTTTAAATCTTCCCAGGAACATTAATGCAACTGAAACATGCATTTCTCAACACCTTTCTGCAGCCAAAGTCTTATGTCACTCAAAGCAGAAGCTAAGGGCTGTCCTCCCCTTGAGGTGGTACCTTTGAGGTCTTGGATGGGGCCTTCTGGACTCGGGCAGACTGATCTGGTGTGGAATCGGTTGATtttactgcaaaaataaaagagcagaCAATGAAAACAACTGAACTGTATTTAATCTGTGCACTTTATGGTCTAAATGACTAAATATCAGGGTTTTCAAACTTCACCCACTTCTTTTACTGGGGACCCTCTTGAGAGGCTGGTGCATCTCAGGACACTCATTCTGCAGAAAGAAACAATTGGACCTGCTGTTATAAAAGCAACAattataatgatgatgattttaagcataataataataaacacttcCGACTCACCCTTAGTGCAATGGACACGTCACTCGCTGAGGTCGCCTCCTCTGGGGAGCAGATGGGGGGAAAGGTGCGTCAGGGCGCACAGATGACACCCAACCACAGTAAAGTCACTGCACCAATAAGAACTGGACTCACCGCTAATCACGTCCCCGATACGCGCGTTTAGAAGAGACGGGGGCAGCTTCATCAGCTCCACCTTAAACACTTTGTCAACTGTGGCCAACATGTTCTCCGTCGTGCCCTCCAGCTCCGTCATGCGCAGTTGTGCTGGAAGGGAAAACGAATGAGCCTTTTAGGAAAAAGGTGGACACCGCTGCATTTTGTCAAACCTCGGCCCGAACCACCGAACCTTCTTTCTCAAACTGCTGGATGAACAGAGAGAAGTTTTTGCGGCGCAGCTCTCGGCTCAGCTCCGATTTATCCAGGACGGTCCCCGCGTTTCTGGCGCGTCTCAGCGACATCTTGTCTCCAGAGGATCTCCGAACTCAGCTCACCTGCACCACACATCCGGGTTCCTTAAAAACCCGCACCTGAGGGCGCACCGATAATTAAGATATCCATGCGCTCACGAGGTTCCTCAAAGACTATGTTACCTGGCGGAAGGATACGGTTAAATCAACGTGAGAAGAGGTCCCACAGGATCATAAAAGCATGCAGCCGTTTTTGGAGTTCACTGCTTAAGAAGAATAAATGTTTGTCTATCgtttcagtaaaataaatgtgttacaAATCCAAAATGTCACGTGACTCTTTATTCAAATAAACCAGGTAATATTTAGCCAAACGATTtgcaattataaaaaaaatgttcatttctgttGAATTTCCATTTTCCAGATAAAATAAAGtcctttttaaataaagacacCACAAAGCTGGAGGAGGTGACCCTGTGAAGGGTTTAGTACATTTAGTAAAAAACAGGGACATGATCAGAGACTCAATCACAGACACGTTTTGTTTTCAATCAGATCACAAACTCATTTATTGCAGCTCACTTTACGTGTAGACATTCAATTTCTTTCCACAGGACGGTGAGAGATCATTTCATCTATTGTTAAAGAACAGTCTCTTCTGTACACACAGTCAGTACAGGGTGGGATCCCTTAAGACGGCTGGAGGGGGTTAGTCCTAAAACTGGGTCACTACAGTCTGTGGTCTCCGtcaatattacaaaaataaatagtcgagttgcttttttttgttgttgttgttgttttggaggAAAAACTACTTTGTTGTTAATATCCAGAGGTGGTTTTATCTCATCATGGTTCAATCTGTGCTGTGCAAACTGAGTATTTTACATTATCTCATCTGTACAAGGACAAGCGTCGCTCTCCCAAGTCTACAACAGGACTATCTACATATATTTCCCAACAGGTCATCACAGCGCGTTACTTTTTAACGTCACCGTGTGGTTCAGCTCTTAGAGGAATGTCATGTCAGAGGCTTTTCCTTTACACAGTGTCGGCCGAACCGAAAAGCCCTTTGCTATAGAAAGCCCTAAAGCCCTACATGCTGCCACTATTACTCAAAGCTACTGTGTGTAAACCATAAAAAGCCACCCTGTCGACAAATAACAGACCCAATTTAAAACACCTAAAGGCTCACTCTATGATATAGAATAAGGAAAAGCCCCAGTACATGTAAGTTACAGATCTGTTTCATCATAAGGCATGTTAGCTGAACACAAACAGTAtgttactgttaaaaaaaatactaaaaacacaGATTGGACAGATTACTGcgacactgctgctgtttgccttCCCTGCTGGAGAACACGTGTGGGATCAGTAGTGTGGGACGCCCTCCCACTTCCCGTTTATGGATGAGCTCCCTCTCCAAACAGCTGGGTCTAAGTTATGTGTGACTGCAGGGCACAGGGAATGTTGTGAATCACTTTTAGTGATGGATAATTAGTGATTGTCAATGACAGTCTTCTCCCATTTACATGTCTGCTCAGACACATatttacacagacagagaggctCCCCCATGAACCTGCACGTCAAACCGAACGTTCATTAAGACTCTGAACACACGAGCCGTCACAGCATCAAGACTCGTTGCctctgaaaaaaaacacacaacaacaggCAACTCTGGATTCAGATTTCCcccaagtaaaaaaaaaacatatgtacatAAGGACAGGTGGACTTATGGTTTTGCAAGGTTTGTTTTGAAAGTGCACACAGGAACAGCAAAGGACTGTACATGGTCTCACAGAACTGATCTAATCTGAGGAGACTTTTAACAGGTTTAAGCGAAGCGAGCAAAAGGCTGTAAGGCAGGGAAGTGactccctgacacacacacacacacagacacacacagatatgtcTCCACCATAGGGGCAGGCAGTTCGCTCTACAGTGATTCCATACACCAGCTGTAGAGAAACACACCTCAGTCCAGAAAGGTTTACTGCACCTCCCCTGGCAGATAACGACTGCTCAGAAAACGTATGACAAGCATCTTAAGGTTGTAGAAAAGGAGACAACAGGCGTCTTCCAGGTCAGGGCGAAGTACCATGTTTGGGCATTGGGAGGTGTTTAATCAGGACATTTCAGCTCACACCCTACGACACCGGCCGgaccctccctcctcctgtgACAGGTCAGATTTCTTTGCTGCAGGTGTAGGTGTAGGTGGTCAGATGAAGGGGGCTCCAAAACATTTAAGGCACCACTGGACGTTGGGGGCGGGCGGTCGATCGATGTGGTGCAGAGACTTGAGCTGCTCGGTGCTCAGCTGGTCGTAAGCCAGGCGGTACTCCCTGTCGAAGGCCTCTGCAGGGATACAGGCACTTTCATATCACGCTCAGAAAGAAATGATAAACCACTTCTACATCTGCtgaacaaagtgaaaacattccTGACCTAATTTTGGAACATTTCAGTCTTTATCACAGCCTTCAGACTCAGTGGCATTTCATGCATTCACTCACCGACATCAATGTTCTCTCGTCCCAAG
The window above is part of the Mastacembelus armatus chromosome 18, fMasArm1.2, whole genome shotgun sequence genome. Proteins encoded here:
- the cdca9 gene encoding borealin-2, yielding MSLRRARNAGTVLDKSELSRELRRKNFSLFIQQFEKEAQLRMTELEGTTENMLATVDKVFKVELMKLPPSLLNARIGDVISEEATSASDVSIALRNECPEMHQPLKRVPSKRIKSTDSTPDQSARVQKAPSKTSKGGNGTKKTRTLAGSNSAGDLGGTSVIVKRTQSRVNKTSDQTRTPKPKLRSVVSTGDLNCSMVGSAAHITVTTAQGQTVSFSDETKHDINLDLLDDVAWCQIQKLTRLMEYLSRKSRSKQ